One genomic region from Paramormyrops kingsleyae isolate MSU_618 chromosome 24, PKINGS_0.4, whole genome shotgun sequence encodes:
- the tmem223 gene encoding transmembrane protein 223 has translation MGARYLFFAFVGCRPCSVTPCCRKFFGYHVLHSLQIRTFDTNATRNLTLSKVSNITRGVNLITNGLSQKLSLGLNSASVWRDSLKRLCMQEDASILEIARKHICLRGLKPASTISQMQKRCFYVSVNANAAFPRWYSTSTAVARDVVLFEHDRTGFFRLLTAFCACQVLFWTYLAHFAFTSLRKTKTGNKKATKDVEPGGEEGLPVFGVSLGTNTWRFGFTLGCLALGGAIVGLGVLFSRRSVSRVVLHKGGGTVTVKTQSPFGVDMARCITVPLSHVTCHAHRMESPSFIPLRVKGHRFYFLLDKDGKLNNTKLFDITVGAYRPL, from the exons ATGGGGGCTCGGTATTTGTTTTTTGCCTTTGTAGGTTGTCGCCCCTGTTCAGTCACGCCGTGCTGCAGGAAATTTTTTGGTTACCATGTACTTCATTCGCTTCAAATACGAACTTTTGACACTAACGCAACGCGGAATTTAACATTGAGCAAGGTTTCAAACATTACTAGGGGAGTTAACCTTATCACAAACGGATTGTCACAAAAACTGTCTTTGGGATTAAATTCAGCTTCTGTGTGGCGGGACTCTTTGAAAAGATTATGTATGCAGGAGGATGCGAGCATATTGGAGATCGCCCGGAAACACATCTGTCTGAGAGGCTTAAAGCCAGCTAGTACCATTTCGCAGATGCAGAAAAGATGCTTTTACGTTTCCGTGAACGCAAACGCAGCGTTTCCACGGTGGTACTCCACCTCTACTGCAGTAGCGAGAGACGTGGTTCTGTTCGAGCACGACAGAACCGGTTTTTTTCGCCTGCTGACAGCGTTTTGTGCATGTCAGGTGCTTTTCTGGACGTACTTGGCTCACTTCGCTTTTACCAGTCTGCGAAAGACCAAGACTGGCAACAAAAAAGCCACCAAGGACGTGGAACCAGGGGGCGAGGAAGGACTTCCGGTTTTCGGCGTGTCCTTAGGTACTAATACTTGGAGGTTCGGATTCACCCTCGGCTGTCTTGCTCTGG GAGGAGCCATAGTTGGACTTGGAGTGCTGTTCAGTCGTCGATCTGTCAGCCGAGTGGTTTTGCATAAGGGTGGGGGTACAGTTACTGTGAAAACACAGTCACCGTTTGGGGTTGACATGGCCCGATGCATTACAGTACCTCTGTCTCATGTGACCTGTCATGCACATAGGATGGAGTCTCCTTCTTTCATCCCCCTtcgggtcaaaggtcacagatTCTATTTCCTTTTGGACAAGGATGGAAAGTTGAACAACACCAAACTGTTTGACATCACTGTGGGGGCATATAGGCCACTCTGA